One window from the genome of Pyrus communis chromosome 16, drPyrComm1.1, whole genome shotgun sequence encodes:
- the LOC137720117 gene encoding heavy metal-associated isoprenylated plant protein 9-like, producing MGEEAKQEQAKAEPKPEEKAEEKVEEKKEEEEKKEEPKPPSPFVLFVDLHCVGCAKKIERSIMKIRGVEGVVIDMAKNEVTIKGIVEPQAVCNKIMKKTKRKAKVLSPLPAAEGEPIPEVVASQVSGLVTVELEVNMHCEACAEQLKKKILKLRGVQSAVTEHSSGKVMVTGTIDGDKLVEYVYRRTKKQARIVPQPEPEPEKKEDEKPAAEEAKPEEEKKEENAGKKEEDKPAEGEGKKEEGGADGGESNNKEEEKGGEENKEEGKKVEEMMSGSYVNSGMDEEQMKRMMQYYYQPLYVIERIPPPQLFSDENPNACCIS from the exons ATGGGTGAAGAGGCTAAGCAG GAACAAGCTAAGGCAGAGCCTAAGCCAGAGGAGAAGGCCGAGGAGAAAGtagaggaaaagaaagaagaagaggagaaaaaggAAGAGCCAAAGCCTCCTTCTCCCTTCGTGTTGTTTGTAGACTTGCATTGTGTGGGATGCGCAAAGAAGATTGAGAGGTCCATCATGAAAATTAGAG GAGTGGAGGGGGTTGTGATAGATATGGCTAAAAATGAAGTGACCATAAAGGGAATAGTGGAGCCTCAGGCAGTGTGCAATAAAATCATGAAGAAAACCAAGAGAAAAGCAAAAGTCTTGTCCCCATTACCAGCTGCTGAGGGTGAACCTATTCCAGAAGTTGTTGCCTCACAG GTTAGTGGACTTGTAACTGTAGAACTCGAAGTTAACATGCACTGTGAGGCCTGTGCAGAGCAACTCAAGAAAAAGATACTCAAACTCAGAG GAGTGCAAAGTGCTGTGACTGAACATAGTAGCGGGAAGGTGATGGTGACAGGGACCATAGACGGGGACAAGCTAGTAGAGTATGTGTATAGACGAACCAAGAAGCAAGCCCGAATAGTCCCACAACCCGAGCCCGAACCcgagaagaaagaagatgagAAGCCAGCTGCAGAAGAAGCAAAACCCGAagaggagaagaaagaagaaaatgcagGGAAAAAAGAAGAGGATAAACCGGCAGAAGGGgagggaaagaaagaagagggcGGAGCTGACGGCGGAGAAAGTAATaataaggaggaggagaaaggTGGCGAGGAGAACAAAGAAGAGGGGAAGAAGGTGGAAGAGATGATGAGTGGCAGTTACGTAAATAGTGGCATGGATGAGGAACAGATGAAAAGAATGATGCAGTACTATTATCAACCTCTTTACGTGATTGAGAGAATCCCACCTCCTCAGCTGTTCAGTGATGAGAATCCCAATGCATGTTGCATTTCATGA